The DNA region CTGAAGAAGGAACCTGAAGCACAGCTCTGAGCACCAAGGTATAGGACCCAAGGATGTACAcaatggtgataatgatgataagAGAGCTCACAGAATGGAATACATGCTGTACGATGGGTGAGCGGGCACAGGACAATGCCGTCAGTGGGTCCATCTCACATAGAAAGTGATCAACGATGTTGGGACCGCAAAAAGGTAgttgagaaattaagaaaataggaatTGAATGTCCCAGGAAACCAGTGAGCCAACAAAGAAACACTAGACTGGCACAGAGCTGCCCAGTCATGATGGAGGTATAGTGCAGTGGACGACAGATGGCCAGGTAGTGATCGTAAGCCATGACGCAGAGGAAGAAGCATTCAGTTGTGCCCAGGGAAAAGAAGAGGTAGAATTGAGTGAAGCAACCAGAGAAGGAAATGGTCTTGGTTTTGGAAAGAAAATTGACCATCATACTGGGGACTGTGCAGGTCATATACCACATCTCTAGGAAGGAGAAGTTGGCCAGGAACATGTACATAGGGGTATGGAGTCGGTGGTCCCACTTCACGGCACAAATGATGGCCATATTCCTAGTTAGAATCAAGATGTAGACAAAGAGAATCATTGAGAAAAAGATGATCTGCATTTTCCAGGAAAGCCCAACAAGACAAACTGTGTCACAGTAGATACCCCTGACTTATTCATGGTCCTCAGACTGTGGAGAGAAGACAGATAGATAATGACAGATCACTTCACTGCTGAggcatttgaaatttttcttgggaCAGGGAGTTTGATTCATTCAGGCAAATGTATCGAATATTCTAAAACAAGTCTTGAATAAATCCTGTCCTATTCTGAATAAGCCCTTTGGCCCTGATTCtttgtaagtgtacagttctAGGCTGCTTGAACTTTCTTTGCCAGTGGACCAAATCAGTTAAATTTCATCTTCTTTTCATATAAAGAAATCTTGAAATAGAGGCAAAAATTGTTTGTCTTATGTctaattttttttagtaaaatcttCATATATGGCAATTAATGCCGTTCACTTCAAAATGAGAGTACACATATGCTGtcatttaaaaacagatttgAATCTGACACTTTCTACAGATTTCAGTGATTTGAGCTTCGACACTATttcagattctctctctctctcttcaactATTTCCACTAGGAgattttctatcatttttccCCCATGataccagaagaaaataaaaaaggatattcagataataaattatttatatattttgctattttctattttaagacATTTATATTGCATCACAGCTCATTTACAATTCAGTATTTAACCCTTTGTTTATAGCAATGAAAAGTCACTATTATTCACCCCATGATGATTAATTTCACATGGTAATTTATCATGcttcatatacatttaaaatatatatattaaagatgAATATAACATATGAGATGTAttggagaagaaaattaaaataaccaagagattttCTTCGAAAGCTCTTCTTACTGCTGCCACAAGTTTCCCTTAAAATTCACTATTTGGAAGATTTTACTTTAGTCTATTTAAACAATAGCTCCCAATTttcaaaataacagaaaatgagagaatcaaagatgtttcaaaaataattatttacccATATTCCAAAATTTGTCCTTATTTCCTTTAGAACACCATCACTAAAGAAGATGTCTTTTTAAGTatcaaatattgggttggccaaaaagttcctttgggtttttccataacatcttatggaaaaactcaaatgagctttttggccaacccagtacaaCTCAGAATAAAGATCACAATGATAGCTTTAACATAATGAAATCTCCAGACATCTTTTAATAAGacacttttaactttttttgactGATAAGAggaaattttccttaaaaataattttgatagtgatatatatagaatatttatAGTACTCATTTAACACaatcaaatagaaaaatattccttCTCTTCGGTGAGGttatattaaataagataaacatatttataatgaTACACATGTTGCAGGCTCATTAAATTAGTAATAcataaaatgcataaaaaattAGGAACTATGAACCTACTCATCAAGAAGCAAACATAAGCTTCCTGTTGAGATGGTTATGTCTGAGCAGTTTGTAGTCTTGTGGACAAGAAagcaagaagagaaggaaactgaaagatgaagataaattctttttaatttttaaaactgggaTGATTATGAAGAACTAAACTATCTTGCATTGATGCTTATTTTGTTGAGACATCTGAAAAGATGGCTCCCCACTATGGGAACTCCATGCTTTCCAGTCTAGTGCCCGCTCTTCTCAAGAAGACAAGAAAACAGTGATGCAGAGAGTAGCCAATTACCCCCGGAATAGCAGCAACAATGACTTGAATTCATAGTCTCAGAGTCACAGACTTCAACTCAAAATCAAAACGCACAAGACTTAACTTCAAGTATTTGAGCTATAGACCACTTTtttgacattaaaattaaaaatcaaatctcACAGAAAAACTATCAGTCAACTGTAGTGAAAGCATTGTAAATGAATTTCACAGATAATTTCCGACATAATTGTAAGAAGCAGTTCTTAATATATTCACCATTAAACCCTATGTGAATCTTAGTCCTCATACACACTGGTTtgattttattgttaaaaaaattttttaataccaCTTTTCCTGAAGTTGCAGATGAGTAATAGGGTGGACAAAGAGGGGAGAGCTGAAAcaggataccaaaaaaaaaacccacctctgTTTTTTCTTGGGTTTAGCTGCAGTGGATGGAgctagtttcatactgttttgTTCAAAATATCTATAAAAGTCATACCGTTCCTGGTGGCCCAGCCACTTCCTGAAAAGGGGAAGACCCGTGGATGACTTTGGTACCATTTAGTGCACTTATTTTGGAGAGTGTGAGTTCCATGGTGATCTAAATTctctgtgagatttttttttttgttcttgagcTGAAAGAGAAAGCAATATTCTTTGATACTCAACCTCTTGAGCATATCAAATGTACAGATGTATAGGTGACTAGACCCACCTGTGCTGTATAATAGCAGCAGTGCCCAGCAGGGAAGGTATCTCCTATATAGCACGAGGCTTTCCTAGGTCATCCTGGGGAGTCCATAGATTCTCCCCTTTgctggctttatttttattttttaaaattaaaaataaaaaaaattttttttggctacgccatgcagcatacgggatcttagttccccaaccagggattgaacccgtgcac from Eschrichtius robustus isolate mEscRob2 chromosome 1, mEscRob2.pri, whole genome shotgun sequence includes:
- the LOC137759131 gene encoding LOW QUALITY PROTEIN: olfactory receptor 11H7-like (The sequence of the model RefSeq protein was modified relative to this genomic sequence to represent the inferred CDS: inserted 1 base in 1 codon), which produces MNKSGVSTVTQFVLLGFXWKMQIIFFSMILFVYILILTRNMAIICAVKWDHRLHTPMYMFLANFSFLEMWYMTCTVPSMMVNFLSKTKTISFSGCFTQFYLFFSLGTTECFFLCVMAYDHYLAICRPLHYTSIMTGQLCASLVFLCWLTGFLGHSIPIFLISQLPFCGPNIVDHFLCEMDPLTALSCARSPIVQHVFHSVSSLIIIITIVYILGSYTLVLRAVLQVPSSAGQQKAFSTCGSHLIVVSLFYGAIMVMYVSLTPGNSVAMHKIITLIYSVVTPVLNPLLYSLHNRDMKFALYQILCGMRIIQTL